A window from Citrus sinensis cultivar Valencia sweet orange chromosome 5, DVS_A1.0, whole genome shotgun sequence encodes these proteins:
- the LOC102612432 gene encoding secretory carrier-associated membrane protein 4 translates to MNRHHDPNPFDEEEVNPFSNGPAAPASRSQVPSVTSEPIGFGQKYGATVDIPLDNMNEPKKKERELASWEADLKRREKEIKRREEAIAKAGIPTDDRNWPPFFPIIHHDVSKEIPIHAQRLQYLAFASWLGIVLCLVFNVIAVIVCWIKGGGVKIFFLATIYALLGVPMSYVLWYRPLYRAMRTDSALKFSWFFLFYLIHIGFCIFAAIAPPVVFHGKSLTGILAAIDVISDSLLAGIFYMIGFGLFVLESLLSLWVIQKIYMFFRGTSET, encoded by the exons ATGAATCGCCACCACGACCCAAATCCCTTCGATGAAGAAGAGGTCAATCCATTTTcg AATGGCCCGGCTGCTCCCGCATCAAGGTCACAGGTTCCTTCTGTGACATCTGAACCTATTGGATTTGGACAGAAATATGGGGCAACAGTTGATATTCCACTAGATAATATGAAT GAGCctaagaaaaaagagagagagcttGCATCATGGGAAGCAGATCTTAAAAGGAGGGAAAAG GAAATAAAACGAAGAGAAGAGGCTATTGCCAAAG CTGGCATTCCCACAGACGATAGAAATTGGCCACctttttttccaattattcATCATGACGTATCGAAGGAGATACCAATTCATGCTCAAAGGCTGCAGTATCTTGCTTTTGCTAGTTGGTTAG GTATAGTTCTCTGTCTTGTATTCAATGTAATTGCCGTGATTGTCTGTTGGATTAAAGGCGGAG GTGTCAAAATCTTTTTCCTTGCAACAATTTATGCTTTGCTTGGAGTGCCTATGTCATATGTTCTTTGGTACAGGCCTCTTTATCGAGCAATGAG GACGGATAGTGCATTGAAGTTCAGCTGGTTTTTCCTGTTCTACTTG ATCCACATCGGTTTTTGTATCTTTGCGGCTATTGCTCCTCCTGTTGTCTTCCATGGGAAGTCATTGAC GGGTATCCTAGCGGCAATTGATGTCATTTCTGATTCTCTATTGGCTGGG ATCTTTTACATGATTGGATTTGGCTTGTTCGTCTTGGAGTCTCTTCTAAGCTTATGGGTTATTCAG AAAATTTACATGTTTTTCAGGGGAACAAGTGAGACATGA